The following proteins come from a genomic window of Dreissena polymorpha isolate Duluth1 chromosome 1, UMN_Dpol_1.0, whole genome shotgun sequence:
- the LOC127866331 gene encoding uncharacterized protein LOC127866331: MEKLLQSLGSQANRQNFAGAILRTPHPPNVERSGLWFQISSHTGKPLKPKRLPPRERHVETVFTQPSNLISKPSSIPACSDVSDPIETEIVILERDVCTENVEERGSKLPYNDHYYLQTHVDEGAQTLLDQHPDLKLYMSRSQKHEQESIELQKLNTKGQILKFDYVSRDEKLFSYYTGLKVNVFMALFNYLKPKASYMKYPYGARTVLFNHHASDENRYKKKPEKVRSTTFRKEEMFFTLVKLRLGLQTADCAIRFGVATSTFSSIFTAWVTLLSQELELICKMPDTTELYNNEQASCFEEFPNVRVIIDCTELFAETPSALSAHKQFHSNYKHHSTVKFLVGMNSGGAITYISDMYGGRASDKFITNESHDLLNSLNPGEKVMADRGLTIAKDLPVGVKLIIPSFKHKDKSQFSKTELKNNKNISEARVHIERAIRRIKQFQILKQEMKLTQIDIYCNIFKACAYLVNFQDPFLKVE; this comes from the exons ATGGAAAAACTGTTACAAAGCCTTGGGTCACAAGCAAATCGTCAAAACTTTGCGGGTGCCATTTTGAGAACCCCCCACCCACCAAATGTCGAAAGAAGTGGTTTGTGGTTCCAAATATCTTCTCACACAGGAAAACCTCTAAAGCCCAAGAGATTACCGCCAAGAGAAAGACATGTAGAAACAGTATTTACTCAGCCCTCAAATTTAATTTCCAAG CCATCTAGTATCCCAGCCTGCAGTGATGTAAGTGATCCCATAGAAACTGAGATAGTCATCTTGGAGAGGGATGTCTGTACGGAAAATGTTGAAGAAAGAGGCTCTAAG ttgccTTACAACGACCATTACTATCTGCAAACACATGTTGATGAAGGTGCACAGACACTCCTCGATCAACACCCTGATCTGAAATTGTATATGTCACGAAGtcagaaacatgaacaagagtcGATTGAACTTCAGAAATTGAATACAAAGGGACAAATACTAAAGTTTGACTATGTAAGTCGTGATGAAAAGTTATTTTCATATTACACTGGCCTGAAAGTAAATGTCTTCATGGCACTGTTCAATTATCTCAAGCCAAAAGCATCATACATGAAATACCCCTATGGCGCCAGAACTGTGCTTTTTAATCACCATGCAAGTGATGAAAATAGGTACAAAAAGAAACCTGAAAAAGTTAGATCAACTACTTTTAGAAAAGAGGAAATGTTCTTCACTCTGGTTAAATTACGATTGGGACTTCAAACTGCTGACTGTGCTATCAGATTTGGTGTAGCGACTTCTACATTTAGCTCAATATTTACAGCATGGGTGACCCTTTTGTCTCAAGAGTTGGAATTAATATGTAAGATGCCAGACACCACAGAATTGTACAACAATGAACAGGCCAGTTGCTTTGAGGAGTTTCCAAATGTCAGAGTTATTATAGATTGCACTGAGCTGTTTGCAGAAACCCCAAGTGCGTTAAGTGCCCACAAACAATTCCATTCAAATTATAAACATCATTCTACAGTGAAGTTCTTAGTGGGGATGAACTCTGGTGGAGCCATTACATATATCTCAGATATGTATGGAGGAAGAGCCAGTGATAAATTCATAACAAATGAATCACATGATCTCCTCAACAGTCTAAACCCAGGAGAGAAGGTCATGGCAGACCGCGGGTTAACGATTGCAAAAGATCTTCCTGTTGGAGTAAAGCTGATCATTCCCTCTTTCAAGCACAAAGACAAGTCCCAGTTTTCAAAAACCGAGCTCaagaacaataaaaatatatctgAAGCTCGTGTACACATTGAAAGAGCAATTAGAAGAATCAAGCAATTTCAGATCTTGAAGCAAGAGATGAAGCTTACTCAAATAGATATTTACTGTAATATTTTTAAGGCATGTGCATATCTGGTGAACTTTCAAGACCCCTTCTTAAAAGTTGAATGA